A single window of Nicotiana tomentosiformis chromosome 1, ASM39032v3, whole genome shotgun sequence DNA harbors:
- the LOC138903491 gene encoding uncharacterized protein, whose protein sequence is MFAAWNAGKIPGWLREDVWDKLLEKWNTKEWKKKCEQAKANRASSKGGSLHTGCSISFAAHKLRLEKERGRDMRQAEVFEETHKKKKKDVMFSFEKDYHKRVEEWQQTQPSSTQPTPDDMASLWTEAASGVNKGRVYGLEVRQPTVHPNPLLANSSSSQNQEQMEDMRKQIRDLKQQLDSQFGTFVKM, encoded by the exons ATGTTTGCTGCTTGGAATGCTGGTAAAATTCCTGGGTGGTTAAGAGAAGATGTTTGGGATAAACTTCTTGAGAAATGGAATACCAAAGAATGGAAGAAGAAGTGTGAACAAGCAAAGGCAAACCGTGCCTCCAGTAAAGGTGGCTCGTTGCACACAGGATGTTCGATTAGTTTTGCGGCCCATAAACTAAGATTG GAAAAGGAAAGAGGGCGAGATATGAGACAAGCTGAGGTTTTCGAGGAGAcgcataagaaaaagaagaaggatg TTATGTTTTCATTTGAGAAAGATTATCATAAAAGGGTGGAAGAATGGCAACAAACTCAGCCTTCTTCAACTCAACCAACACCTGATGATATGGCTTCATTGTGGACAGAAGCAGCGAGTGGAGTAAACAAAGGCAGAGTCTACGGACTTGAAGTACGTCAACCTACAGTTCATCCAAACCCACTCTTAgccaattcttcttcttctcaaaatcAAGAACAGATGGAAGATATGAGAAAACAAATTCGTGATTTGAAACAACAGTTGGACTCCCAATTCGGAACATTTGTTAAGATGTAg